The following coding sequences lie in one Panicum virgatum strain AP13 chromosome 6N, P.virgatum_v5, whole genome shotgun sequence genomic window:
- the LOC120677507 gene encoding putative UPF0481 protein At3g02645 — protein MATLPRTPDTLEILVERMLQKLPRDDDLEGVATMVTIFRVPGHVRQANKQLYEPRMVSIGPYYRGREELCAMEQHKLRYLRDFLGRGVGETPPPLSSYVEAVRKVEERARHSYYERTKLFGIKSEANAMSSDSRQNNAEPSEDAQDGFAEMLLLDGCFILEFLLKWHEIEDGADALHNIGWGLALLNSDLLLLENQIPFFVLVSLYTVLSERTPGDGVVPTPKDQLIHDLVYLLQNATFSQGQLPPSDTVFTVKIHHLLHLYHEAFVPKPKSDEPPSIPPDPNPLPEQAPQTPVATSAEAPEAEHINVSEQAAQTPGATSAEATEEEHINVSESEQAAQTPGASSAEATEEEHINVSEQAVLMPGASSTEAPEAEGEHINGGNSATVIPCATQLREAGVRFKRKKSPKNMFDITFSHGVMEIPRVEIDHANKPLLVNLIAFEQSMGKKGAAAPLTSYTALMTGLVRTGKDVEVLQKHGIIDNMLSSEDDAAKSYFNHLGACCTLDYNDHYYATVFARLNKHYKSNWNKHMAKFRRDHCANPCSIVSLIVAAMVFSFGVSQASIAFYRLHSHH, from the coding sequence ATGGCTACTCTGCCAAGAACTCCCGATACCTTGGAAATATTGGTCGAGAGAATGCTCCAAAAATTACCAAGAGATGACGACCTCGAAGGTGTGGCCACCATGGTCACCATCTTCCGGGTTCCTGGCCACGTCCGTCAGGCTAACAAGCAGCTGTACGAGCCTAGGATGGTGTCCATCGGCCCATACTACCGTGGTCGAGAAGAACTCTGTGCCATGGAGCAGCACAAATTGCGGTATCTCCGTGATTTCCTTGGGCGTGGAGTGGGGGAGACGCCACCCCCTCTGTCTTCTTACGTCGAGGCAGTTCGAAAGGTTGAAGAACGAGCGCGGCATAGCTACTATGAGCGGACCAAGCTCTTCGGCATCAAGAGTGAAGCAAATGCCATGTCGTCGGACAGCCGTCAGAACAACGCTGAGCCAAGTGAAGATGCCCAAGATGGATTTGCAGAGATGTTGCTGCTGGACGGCTGTTTCATCCTTGAGTTTCTACTCAAGTGGCATGAAATTGAAGATGGTGCCGACGCACTTCACAACATCGGCTGGGGTCTTGCTCTGCTTAACTCGGATCTCCTGTTGCTGGAGAACCAGATCCCCTTCTTTGTTCTGGTGAGTCTATACACAGTGCTTAGCGAGAGGACGCCAGGGGATGGGGTGGTTCCGACGCCAAAAGACCAGCTTATTCACGATCTTGTCTACCTTCTCCAGAATGCCACCTTCTCACAGGGTCAACTCCCTCCCTCTGATACAGTATTCACCGTGAAGATTCACCATCTACTGCACCTCTACCATGAAGCGTTTGTGCCCAAGCCCAAGTCTGATGAACCACCCAGCATACCGCCCGATCCTAACCCTCTGCCTGAGCAGGCACCTCAAACGCCTGTTGCTACTTCTGCTGAGGCGCCTGAGGCTGAGCACATCAACGTATCTGAGCAGGCAGCCCAAACACCCGGTGCCACTTCTGCTGAGGCTACTGAGGAAGAGCACATCAACGTATCTGAGTCTGAGCAGGCAGCGCAAACACCCGGTGCCTCTTCTGCTGAGGCTACTGAGGAAGAGCACATCAACGTATCTGAGCAGGCAGTGCTAATGCCCGGTGCGTCTTCTACTGAGGCTCCTGAGGCTGAGGGAGAGCACATCAACGGCGGAAATTCTGCCACGGTGATACCTTGCGCGACCCAGCTACGCGAGGCCGGCGTCCGGTTCAAGCGGAAGAAGTCTCCCAAGAACATGTTCGACATCACATTCTCCCATGGGGTAATGGAGATCCCCCGCGTGGAGATCGACCACGCGAACAAACCCCTCCTCGTCAACCTCATCGCGTTCGAGCAGAGCATGGGGAAGAAAGGGGCAGCCGCGCCTCTGACGAGCTACACGGCACTCATGACCGGGCTAGTCAGGACCGGCAAGGACGTCGAGGTCCTTCAGAAGCATGGGATCATCGACAACATGCTGTCCAGCGAGGACGACGCGGCGAAGAGCTACTTCAATCACCTCGGTGCTTGCTGCACTCTAGACTACAACGACCATTACTACGCAACGGTGTTTGCACGATTGAACAAGCATTACAAGTCCAACTGGAACAAGCACATGGCTAAGTTCAGGCGGGATCACTGTGCCAATCCATGTTCAATTGTCTCACTCATTGTCGCGGCGATGGTTTTCTCCTTTGGCGTCTCCCAGGCATCCATTGCTTTCTACCGCCTCCACAGCCACCATTAG